The following DNA comes from Mastomys coucha isolate ucsf_1 unplaced genomic scaffold, UCSF_Mcou_1 pScaffold11, whole genome shotgun sequence.
GGGGTGGGCCTGGCAGTGGCCTGCCCAGCTGTGGGGAGGGGTAAAGGCAGCAGGACGGTCTCGGTACAACACGCATCTGCACAGAGCCCAGCTGGAGCCCAAGTCTGGCCGTATACCTGACTGAGACACTTCCAGGGGCACTAGTCACCCCAAGTCCCCATCCTCTGCACTCTGCTGTGACAATTTGGGTCTAGGTGAGGGTGATGAGAAAGCTCCTGCCGAGGCCCTCAGATAGTACTCCCTTCACAGATGTGATCAGGTGGCATGTCCTGAAATCTGCGTAAGCCAGGTGTGTGGAATGCACTACCTCAGAGAGTGAGTCCACTGGGACTCAATTCTTACCTAACTGGAAAGAGTCTGTCGCTAGTGCATAGGCAGCAGTGCCCTTGCATCAGGCCCCCTCACACCATGCTTGGCTTTGGCTGTCGTTGCAGCTGACGTGGATGCCTTCAACTTGCTCCTGGAGATGAAACTGAAACGTCGGCGCGAACGTCCCAACCTTCCACGTACTGTAACCCAGCTAGTGGCCGAGGATGGGAGCAGGGTGTATGTGGTGGGCACTGCTCACTTCAGTGATGACAGCAAGAGGGATGTCGTGAAGGTAAGCGCtgtgcctccccccctccctccctcccctccccctgccttttttgaagatttatttattattctgccTGCTTATGTgcctgtaggccagaagagggcaccagatctcattatagatgattttgagccactatgtggatactgggaattgaactcaggacctctgaaagagcagccagtgctcttaacctctgagccatctctccaacccaagcaCTGTGCCCTTTTATTGCCATGCTTCTGCCAGTCTAAACTCCAGGGATACAGGCCAGGGCAACCAGGCAAGAAGTGTTCGGCAGGCATATCTAACTCTGGAGTCCTCCAGGGATGATAAGCCGTGCTGCCTGCTCCACAACTCGGAGCTGCctggtttttcttcattttagcaAGTAAACATCGCATAGCTTTCTTTAGTTGCTCTTTCTCTCAAGTTTGTCGCTGAGGCCACACAGGCTGTTAGCATTAGCTGCCCCCTGATGTGGGCTCCTTGTCCAGTGTGGAACAGCCGTACGGAAAGCCGTAGGAGGAGTGTGGTGCTTCCTTCACAGACTATCCGGGAGCTGCAGCCTGATGTGGTTGTTGTGGAACTCTGTCAGTACCGAGTGTCCATGCTGAAGATGGATGAGAGAACGCTGCTGCGAGAGGCCAAGGAGGTCAGCCTGGAGAAGCTGCAGCAAGCTGTCAGGCAGGTGCGCAGATGAGCAGGCAGTGGGCCGTGGGGACCAGACCAGCTGCCTTTCTCTGTAGGGAAGCCAAGACTCAGAGCCCAGAGTCTCCTTTGAGCTAATGACAGGTTCCTCCCTGGGGTGGCCTTCTGGTCAGTGCCATAGTACCCTGGTTGCTAGCCCGCTCTCCCACCTGGGAGAGGATTGAGGCTGAAAGAAGAGGTGGAGAAGGTCCCGCTACCAGGCAGGAACAGGGCAGAGCCAAAACCACTGTTCTGCTGAGCTGAGACGGTAGATCTGAGCATTGTCTGGGCCATTGCATTGCTGTCTAACTCTTGTCTTCCACATTGTCCTTGCCCTCCTGGGCTAGAGATGCAGCATGTCGTAGCACATCATTGTGGTCTTAGTGGCCATCAGATGTCTGGCCTCAGCTGCAACGTTCTTCCTCTTTTGAAGGAAACAAGTGTTAAAGTCTCATGTGAGTGTCCCCAGACATGTTAAGCACTTTCACCCTGGAATCTCCCAGATGAGGGGTGTCACCATAAACATTTACTGGATACCCAGTAAAAGGAAGTCACTACTCCATCAGGTGTGATTTTAACAAGTCATATTTTGCCCTTGTccctgtccccaacccccacGTACACCCTCCTCCAAACAGAGGGTCCATACTCTATTGGAAAAAGAGCCACACAACTGGCCAAGCCATGTGCTCATTGCTGGGCCCATCTGTGAGGGCAAGATAAAGGTCAACAAACTGGGGGAGAGGCTGGCACCTGTTGCCCCTCATCCCCTCAAGGAGTCTCCAATGGCACCGAGTCCTCCCAGGTACTGTGTGATGACGTCCACAGGTTCTGTCCTCCAGGAGGCCACTGGTGTCCAGTTTTTACTGTGGGTTGGCCATGTGGACACCCCACATGGTGTCCACCCCAGCTAACCTCATCAGCTCTAGTTCCTACAGTAGTCAGTTGGTACTGCCTGACTCATGACCCCCACAAGCCGagcatagtggcatacaccttttatctcagcacttgggaggcagtgacaggtgGATCAAGGGTAGCCTTGTCTTCTAAGAAAGTCCCAAGCCAACCagtgctacattttaaaaaacaggcAATATGAAGAGAGAAACAAGACCTCTGCCCCACTTAAGTCTCATGGCCAGCCTAGACTTTGCAGTCTATCCCCCAGTCAGGCAAGTAAGGACATTTCTATTGGGTAACTTGTCACCAGGTCTCAAGGGCACTTTAATGATTCTTCAAGAGCCAGACCTTCCCGGGAAGTGCAGGGTAGACAGTCCACCCAGCACTTAAGGTGACCTTCATCACTGATGGCATAGGCTGGCCCATGCCAGCTGCATCAGCCATGCGGGGTGGATTTTCCACACACTGACCCGACCCACACCTCAGGGCCCATCCAGCCTGGCCAGACCAGAGGCAGCAGTACTGTGGCCACTGGAGATCTTCAGCATCCACGTGACCCTCCACAGATGTGTGTGACAAGTACTGAAGTTTCCTGTTAGGTGCTGGACTCTAGTGCCTCAGCTGGCTGGTCAGGTGGTCCCCAGCAGGAAGCCCCTTTTCAACGTCTTTGACCATCCTATAAGGAAAACTGGTGTTCTGAGGAAACACATTTGAATGATTCTTGAGGCCAAGATGAGCTGCTGTTGCAGCCCTCTTCATGTACCAGTATGCCCTGCCCCTTGCCACTGGAAGGGTCTGAGAACAGCCATGGGTTGAGGTCTGGCTCAAGGGCACCCTGCTGTCCTCATGCACACTGCTTTGCCTTGCTTACTCCGTGCAATGTAGCTGACATGGTTCCTCTTCCTGCAGAACGGGCTTATGTCTGGACTTATGCAGATGTTGCTGCTGAAGGTGTCTGCTCACATCACTGAGCAGCTGGGCATGGCTCCTGGTGGCGAGTTCAGGGAGGCCTTCAAGGAGGTGGGTGCTAGGCATGGTTGAGGGGATTTGTGGACATATCGGTAGGCTGGTGGGATCTACCCATGGCATCACAAGTTCTAATGCCCAGCTTCTTCCTTAGGCCAGCAAGGTACCATTCTGCAAATTCCACCTGGGTGACCGACCAATCCCAGTCACCTTTAAGAGGGCCATTGCTGCACTGTCCTTCTGGCAGAAAGTCAAGCTGGCCTGGGGCCTATGTTTCCTGTCAGACCCAATCAGGTAGGACAGCCTCCCTGGCCTGTCCATGGCACATTCCACACTTACACCTGCTGTATGTTCTGACCAGCTCCTCACACTGCTTGTTAGCCTCCCACCATGAACTCTAAACACAGTGCTGTGGTCCCTTCCCTGAGTCAACAACACAGAACCCTGTGGTATGTCACCAAGTCCCTGttcaccccaacacacacaccaagctAGCAGCATGCCCTCTGCCCTCAGCAAAGACGATGTGGAGCGCTGCAAGCAGAAGGACCTGTTAGAGCAGATGATGGCCGACATGATAGGGGAGTTTCCTGACTTGCATCGAACCATTGTCTCAGAGCGGGATGTCTATCTGACCTATATGCTGCGGCAGGCTGCACGGCGCCTGGAGCTTCCCCGGGCCTCTGATGGTGATGGAAAGGTCAGGGTGGGAACTCCCAAAAATACTGGTTCCTGTGCCTGCCACTGATTTTTGCCCTCCCCTGACAGCTGAACCCAGGAAGTGTGTCCCATCTGTGGTTGTGGGCGTCGTTGGTATGGGTCATGTGCCTGGCATTGAGAAGAACTGGAGTACCGACCTCAACATCCAGGAGATCATGACGTGAGTGCCTCCCCCACATCATCCCCAATCCCTGTACCTGCACATGATGGTGACCCATACATGGGAAGACCTTGGGAATGCACGTTCCAGCTAGGCCTACCATACTTCTCCCTTCCACAGAGTTCCCCCACCATCCATCTCAGGCAGAGTGTCCCGGGTGGCTGTGAAGGCTGCCTTCTTTGGTCTTCTGGGCTATAGCCTGTACTGGATGGGCCGTCGGACCATGAACCTGGTATTGTCACTGCCTGCTGCGCAGTTCTGCCTCCAGAGGGTGAGCGAAGCCCGGCCAGGTCGGTAGGAGGACTGTACAAGGAAGAGACTGCACCCGGGGGCTCTACTACTCTGCATCGAGTCTGGTGCTCCTGAGGAGCTGGCACCACCTGTCTGGGGACGTCCCTGGGTACAGATGCATCCAAGCCACCCCCTATGGGGGCCTAGGCCAGGCTTTCCCTGCCTTCCCCATGCCCAGCCCAcccaaataaagaatatttaactGTCTGAGCTCAGGCTTCCCAACAGcccccatacacacactgtaGGGGCACCTATGGGCATCAGGGCCACCCACAGTGTCAGGACCCAGCGGCCTAGTTCCTAAAGGACCAGAAGCTGAGGGGAGGCACCccacccttaaccccaggtggGTCTGGCAAGCTGTTGGTCTACCTACCTCACCGTGCCTTGTGCTCTGGCTGGCAGGAGCATCTGGCCCTGAGTGCATTTCACATGAGTTTGGGGTCGGCGAGTTTTGGGGCTGGGTGTCCATGCACCTCCTCCCTGGGTGTGTAGGGCTTTTGCCTGGCCTGGACATGCATGTGGCATTGCCAGCTGCATCTCTGCCTACAGAGAGTCTGTAGTTTGGTTttgtggatttttgttttctgtttttgtttttttgtttttttaatgtcaaaaaGTTTTTTACTCAGGTAATTTTGAcgtcaaagagaaaacaaactgaagCAAATATCAGGAAATACAAGCCTTAAATCCAGTGAGGACAAAAAAGTCATCTTTCTACTTGTGTCCGTGTGCCCTGAGTGGGCAGTGTATGTCAGAGAGTCAACTTGGAGGTCTAGGTCAGCCCCTGCAAGCCGCCTGGTGTGGGTGGGGCTGCCTCAGATACGAGCCTGCAAGACTGCCTGTGGTGCTGGCAGGGCCTTGGCCTGATTGCTGTGCATTAGGTGGGATGCCCAAACTGCACTGAGGATGGTAGGCACCCACTGAGGGCCATGAACCTCGGGCCATGGTTGGTTTGTGCGCACCCAGCCATTCATGTGTACAGGCTGTGGCTCCTGGCATACTGCACAGCCTGGCAAGACCAAGACCACATTGATTGTCCTTGTGTGTTGACTGCCAAATCAGGTGAGACACTGAGCTGGGCAGGGGACACACTGGCTGGGCTGTGTACTTCTGTCTCACACTCGTGGATTCATTCCctagaaagaaataaattttaattttggaagCTCCCGCTTTGTGAAGTGTATGGAAATGGGACTCAGGTGATGGGGGACTGGCTTCCTCTTTTGTCATCTGTTCCCAGGTGTGCAGGATGCTGGGGGTACTCCTGCATCCCAGGGGACATACTACCCACCTTAGCAAAGTATACAGGCTGGACCAGGTGCTCACTAGTGGCTAGCAGGGTTATCTGTGTGCCAGCCAAGATGAGCCATACATGTGCTGGGAACCTGTACACCCTCTGGTTCATACTTAACTACCtggcagtgggagaggggaggagtgtAAGAGTGCATCGGAATATCCGTAAGGTAGATTGTTCTTGTCTGTGTTAGGAGCATTGAGGCTGAAACACTTGTATAGCATTGCTAGGCCAGAGCAAGGCAGACAGACCCTGAGGGTAGTCAGTGACGTCTGTGTTAATGGCAGCAGGAAGAACACAGATGCTCTGGCCAGGACTAAGGTGCTACAGGCTGCTGTCACAGAAAGAAACATACCCAGTATCTCACCTCTTTTGCAGAGAGAGAGGGCATTTGATAGTGATCGCCCAGCTTCAGGGGCACATTTAGGTTCTTTGCagggtttctgtttttgttctgtgttgggggtgttttgggttttcttgtttgttcagtttttgttttgttgagacggtgtatgcaaccctggctgtcctggaactcactctgtagactaggctggcctcgaactcagatccacctgcctctgcctcccaagtgctgggatcaaaggcatgtgccaccacatctggcttcacTGTAGTTTTAGAAGCCCGCTGTGGCCCTAGGAAAAGATCCAGAGATTAATTCTTGAGGTGTAGAACTGAAGGCTGAGGCTGAAAAGGAGAAAGACACAGCCAGGAAGGAATGTATGCATTTGCCCATGCTCAGAGTCTCTTGTTGGAGACTAATAGGTTTCCTTGAGCACTGGATGCTGTCCACCTCTCCATCAAGGTTCATATAGCCACCTAAATTGCAAGTGACAGACACcaagtggagagagaaggaaatactACCACCTCAGAGAAGGTTGCTGTGTACAAGGAAAATATGACTAAGGCACCAACAGGGAAGCACCTGGGGACAGAGGACCTGCATACATGTGGAACCAGGTTTCAGATATGCTCAAAACCCCAGCTGGAACCATTGCCCAATCTCTGCTTTACCCTTGCTCTGGTACTATTGCTGACCCAAATTATTCCTGTATTCCCACCTGCTCCACAGATCCCAGGAACATTGCCAGGACTTCTGACCTTTCTCTGGGCAGAACAGATGAGGAAAAATTGTCCTGTTGGCAGGACACTGCATATTCCACATTATAAGAACATATTTGTACTTTTTTGTAAAAAGGAATCTACATACACACGTTAATAGTGTACTCTGAGTTAAGCATAGAAGTCATCCAATCAGCTAATCAGGAAGAGTACAGCCAATCAGGAAGAATACAGGACTTGCTACAGAGAGATGATGGAGAGAAAAGCATCAAAACCATAAATCTGAGACAGGATTGAACAGAGGGGAAAGAGTAAGCTTTGAAATGACTGCCTTTGTTTACTTACCCATATAATCGGCTGGATAAAGATGAGATGAAAGACACATCTTTAGGATGCTAAACCACTGTCTTAGATTGCTGGCTGTCTTAATAAAAGTCTAAAGAATCCGTTTCTGTTTCTATGCATGTGATGAACAGTACCAGTCAAACCCACAGCACCCAGGGAATGACCTTGGCTTCACCACTAGTTGGGTGGTCCCTGGAAGTTTTTTAGGCACATCACGGCAGCCTGCAGGCACACGTGGAGTAGTCCAGTCTGGCATATGTCACCTCGGTGGGAGCTTCGGCGCTCGGCTGGCCTGGTGCACAGGTGCCAGAAGTTAAACAGCTTCTCAGGTCCACCCTCTGCAACGTCTCGGAGCCCGGAAGTGAACAAACGAGAGGCAACCAATCAGAACCAAGCTCCTGGGCGTGCCTCCCACCCGCCCTTAATGGGGCAGGGATAAACGTCCGGTCCGGGCGAGCGGGCTTCCGGCGACGCGGCGAATGGCCTCTTTCAGGGCCGCGTTCGGAGCCTCGCTCACGGTCGCCCGAACCCGGCCACAGTGTGTCGGTCTCGCGCTTCCGTCGCCCGCGCCCTGGTCCGCCTGGGCTGCAGCCATGGAGCCCACGCCGCGTTGGCTGGCAGGGCTGCGCTTTGACAACCGCGCCCTGCGTGCGCTGCCGGTAGAGACGCCGCCGCCCGGGCCGGGGGACTCCCTGTCCACCCCGCGGCCGGTGCCCGGAGCCTGCTTCAGCCGTGCACGGCCAGCCCCGCTGCGGCGGCCGCGCCTAGTGGCGCTGTCCGAGCCTGCACTGGCGTTGCTGGGGCTGGAGTCCAGCGAGGAGGCCGAGGTCGAGGCCGAGGCTGCGCTCTTCTTCAGCGGCAATGCGCTGCTGCCGGGCACCGAGCCCGCCGCGCACTGCTACTGTGGACACCAGTTCGGTCAGTTCGCTGGGCAGTTGGGCGACGGCGCCGCCATGTACCTGGGCGAGGTGTGCACAGCGGCCGGCGAGCGCTGGGAGCTGCAGCTCAAAGGCGCCGGCCCCACGCCCTTCTCCAGGTGCGGAACTCCCGGAGTTCCCCAGCGACACCCTTCTGTGCGCGTGGGTGAAAAGGGAAGGTGCTTAGTGGCGCTTTCGCCCGGGTAGGGACAGCCGAAGGTCCCGAAAATCTCCATGAAGGGGTTAGGACCTAGGTGGAGCGTCTTTGCAAAGGGTTTtgtggaggaaggcaggaagctaGCAGGGAAGTGTAGACTggcaagacagagaaaacaagatgttaGGGACTTGTCTTACTTTCTGGCTGACACTCATAGAGATCTCCATCTGCCAGTTCTGTCACGTGGAGGGGACACACCTCTAATGGTTGACCGTTGTGTTTTCTGAAACACATCACGGACTTTGGAACCGTTGCATGAATGATACTGTTTGCTGAACATCTTGCCCAGAGACTAGTTTTCAGAAGCAATGTATTGGACCGGTATCCAGACCTATTATCTGGAACTAAAAGCAGTATGCTTCCTCAACTTGCCCAGCCTCTAGTAGACTCTCTGTGCACACTATCTAGGGACTGTGGGCACAATCTGTTCTTATACCCACCTTCTCTGTGACCATATTCGCAAGTGTGTCCGTTTTTTTCGCGTACAcgctcagacacacacacaagtggatAGTTCTTGGATTCCAGTGGGGAGTACCACAAGTGTCCAAGACATTCCTACATCCAAAACCATACAGGCCCAAAGGAACAACTCATCTTCCTCATCGTCATCATTTTTttatacattggtgttttgcctacctgTGTGagagttggattccctggaactggagttacaattgtgagccaccatgtgggtgctgggaattgaacctaggtcctatGGAAGAGGCTAGTgcctcttaaccattgagccatctctctagccccaaggaactcttttttgttttgttttgttttgtttttgtttttgtttgaactcagaaatctgcctgtctctgccttccaagtcctgggattaaaggcatgagccaccactgcctggctcttttgtttttaagacttatttatatttatttttatatatatatgtgagtacactgtgactgtcttcagacacaccagaagagggcatcagatcccatcatagttggttgtgagccaccctgtggttgctgggaattgaactcaggacctctggggagagcagtcagtgctgagccatctctccagcccaaggaacTCCTCTTAACTAAGACCTGCCACCCAGGTACAGACAGGTCTTAGGGGCTCTGTTCCTGTTTTTCACTACATGATCTATATAGTTTAGATGCTTGTTAGATGACTAAGAAACAGGAAATTGGACTTTTGTGGTTTGTCACTACCTCTGCTTCTCATCCTTTCTTCCACCAGCCACTAACATGCCAACCAACCCCCTCCCCAAGCTGTCTTCATCTCTCCAAATAGTGggttcttcctcatcttcccacCCCCAAGCCAAATTTACCGTCTCGTCTGGCACTCTGCTGCTCGCCTGGGCCAACCTTTCAGAGGCTCTTGGAAGGGCCAGATGTCATAGTCCAGAGCGCACTCATTTTGTGAGCAGCCTTAAACTTTGCATTTTGATAATTTATGTTCACCAGCTACcaaagatggtggtggtggggaacccTTGTTGTCAGGATAATTTGATATTGAAAGcctttcttatatttaaatatcttagTGCTAAGAATCAAATCCAGAATCTCACGTGTCCTAGGCTACTTCTGAACCACATATCCAGCCATGaaaggtgctttttaaaaaatttcctatGCATCAGTgatttgcctgcatatgtgtcttgtgagaatgtcagatcccctggaactggagttgcacttgtgagccacaatgtgggtgctggaaattgaactccaAGCCCTgttaagaacagccagtgctcttaaccactgagccatcttctccagcCCAAATGGTGcttttttatatttgatttattttagtttgtatttccatACTAAATGTTTCCTTAAAGTCAGGGATCCCTTTGACGGTCGCTTAGGTCTCAtccttgtgtgtttctcttctcaaCACTGGAGGCTGAAGCTGGAGGTGGTTGTAGGTTCAGGGCTTCTAGAGCcctgagatgggtgagtggcttCTGCTCTTAACTAGACTCCAACCAGGTTAGCATAGATTGTtgtgctttttttgagacagatcttattacatagccctggctgtcctagaacttgcagagagccatctacctctgcctcccaagtgctggaattaagcaCACATGGCTCCATACCAAGCTTGGTCTTAAGCTTTGATCCTTCTGTCTTCCATGTACTAAGATTACCAGGCCATATATAAACAGCATGTTTGATCAGTTTGGTCGGTTCCAGGCAAGGTCCTCTATTGGTTCGGGTACCTAAGACATTATTCCTGTAAGGAGGGGCTATGGATGCAGCCTGCCCAGGTAGCCACTGTGCTGGGCATccaatattatatactatattctaaaaacaaaacaggcctaGTATATAGGAAGAGTTCACGTACAAAAACTACCTTAAAATGTAGCTTTCTTGCCTCGTCTTGTTCTCTAGGTCCCTGTGACTGCTAGCTCAGACCCTACTGCGTCTGCCAGCCAGACTTAGGCATGTGGCCgtgtagttttgtttctttagggGTGGGACATGTGCAGCATGACCAGCAACTGCTTGTCAGAGCAGTACCCACTATGCTCCCCTTTGGGATTGGGAGTCTGTGTCTGCGGACACAGCTTACTCATGAGCTGTGCTTCTGTAGCTGCTGTTTTCTGTTTCCAGCACTGCAGGCAGTCTGGTGGGTGTGTCTGCATTAATTGCTGTAGGGATGTTTTTGTAACACCAAAGAGGACAAAACTACAGCCTAGAAGGTGGCAGGAGTAGAggggtgggatgtgtgtgtgtgtgtgttggggggagtcAAAAGACAGTTACACCAAAGCTCTTGGGAAACTTGGTTCAGAATAACCTCTGCCTGACCAGCTCCTTGGCCTGTGTTTGATTTCAGACAAGCTGACGGTCGCAAAGTCCTGCGGTCAAGCATCCGTGAGTTCCTGTGCAGTGAAGCCATGTTTCACCTGGGGATCCCCACCACGAGGGCCGGGGCCTGCGTCACATCTGAGTCTACAGTGATTCGAGACGTGTTCTATGATGGTAATCCAAAATATGAAAAGTGCACGGTTGTGTTGCGTATAGCTCCCACTTTCATAAGGTAATGCTGGGGTCCATTAGGCCTGTCTACATGCACTTGCTTCATAGATCATACAAGATCCATGCTTGTGCAGCCAGAATGTTGAGCCAGCTCCTGAACAAGCACCAgcacctggctgtggtcaggatTTAGCCCCAGATGCCTCTTAATGCAGT
Coding sequences within:
- the Trabd gene encoding traB domain-containing protein; the encoded protein is MEGEEKPAQEADMEPVVTSGASEAVPRVLSGDSQNISDVDAFNLLLEMKLKRRRERPNLPRTVTQLVAEDGSRVYVVGTAHFSDDSKRDVVKTIRELQPDVVVVELCQYRVSMLKMDERTLLREAKEVSLEKLQQAVRQNGLMSGLMQMLLLKVSAHITEQLGMAPGGEFREAFKEASKVPFCKFHLGDRPIPVTFKRAIAALSFWQKVKLAWGLCFLSDPISKDDVERCKQKDLLEQMMADMIGEFPDLHRTIVSERDVYLTYMLRQAARRLELPRASDAEPRKCVPSVVVGVVGMGHVPGIEKNWSTDLNIQEIMTVPPPSISGRVSRVAVKAAFFGLLGYSLYWMGRRTMNLVLSLPAAQFCLQRVSEARPGR